The segment ccaagggcctccccaggaaacacagtggaacctcctgtgcttccataTCACACGTGGCAGCCACCCAGAGAAAATCTGCCATGGTGACCATCTttcttccatgtccagtgctctcaccactgcccATGGACCCAAACTGCTTTTTAGGTCTTTTAAGAATGCCTTGACCAATTCCAAGAAGTGGCAGCCTCTCACCATTTAGGACAGCTGTCTCCCCCcatatttcaccccctggggccaaggggcctcatgaacagagatccttctcctatgaaggcagagggctccaccacaccctccctaTCAGTCTTTGTTCTTTCTACTTCTTCTCACAATGGCTTTGTCACTGCTGGCTTCTAGCCAAccgcctcccccaaggtgcagtctctacattacaggaagatTTGGTTCCATCCCGTGtccatgtaagagaaaagtccagccaaaaggcCACTCCgaatcatctcctccatctagggtgcttctcatctgctggtaTTTCTTCACTCACTCAAGCCTTCTTCTCATCTGCCCATCTTCTGTCCCCTCTAAactctcagctggggaggattagtgttttttacagcttccactgtcccagcacCAACAGGGTTAAAACCTCAGCCATggtctgccagcagctgggcgccttgcccccccccccccccccccccaacttcttctcctggccatggtgccagcacaagGTGTAAAATTTCAGGCCAGCACagagtctctatcactctctcccggggagggctgcccaaacatcccaggtctcctccacccttgcctcttgcagggctctggcctccctccccacaggccgcatggcctcccctgccccacccagacgcagctgggcaggggagaggtcagatcGACTCACCGCCAGATCAAGAGAgaaagttctctgggaatcttctgcttttaacccctgtctgttctcagaggcgtatctaAATCTTCAGTGGCCACCACAGGtcccaatttcaaatctggccactgattggtttgaccacgacttttccagaaactcacttctgGGCAAAACCACAACAATCAGCCACTCACTCATCTACAAAATGGATGCTCTGCCTTTTATAACTTTAGCCCCTCCCAAAGTTTTGTCAGTCAACTCTTTCTCTGCCATCCATTGGTGGAAATCACTTTCTtacatcttgattggaggtcaggtgttgaTATGCCACCCCTCCTGGTAGCAAGCCAGTCTCCTCTAAATGCTCTCACTGCTAAGGCTATTAcaagggggaggggaaagggggctaTGGGAGGATGTATTACTGTAACATTACTATACATTTTAACATCCACATAATAGCTATCTCTCAATTGTGAGAGCCAATCATTACATTACTTATCTATAATGCCAGTGATTCCCAGCATATTTTTATTGAAGATATAAACTGCTGAAAGAGAAAGCCGTTATCTCAGGTTCAGTGATTGATGTGGTAAAATATATGGATGTTTAATGCTGTTTGCAAATATTTTGTGTGTCTATAACTATGTCCATGAGTTGGTTTTACTGTCacaattgatttttaaaaactgaaaatcttTTTGGTTAATAGCTCTACCctttcataatttaaaaatgaagcATCATAATGCACCAAGTGGTAGATAATGTTCTGGTTGCTCTGGCAGCATCTGCAAGAGCTTTATGCTGCCTTCCCAAAAAGTTTCCCTACAAAGGATGTGCCTAGAGCCACAGTAGTTTGATAAATGTCCTTAAAAGTATTCTGGTGTATGCTATCAACCACTacactaaattattttgttgtcaAAATTACTTCTGTGCAATAATTTCCATGATTAGGGCTTGTCTGCAAATCCAGTCCGTGCATTAATATTGTTTGCTTTCATGGCCCAGGGGCAAACTCTTCCCAGACTGATCTAGAATAGCATTTCTGAGTTGCTGATTCAGTTTTAAGTATAGCTGGCGAAAACCATGTCTATGACCTTACTCCTTCCAGACCCTACTTCATCCTTCCAAAAAGAAGCCTTGCAGGGAAATGAAATTTAGTAGTAAATTTTCCATCTtcctcacagtgtcacaataTAAAACTGGTGGAGAATCCAGACCATTTCACATGTGaagctttaatatttttttctaatattttgcaAATGGAAAGAGATATGGAATGGCAAGAGGGGAGGAATTATCTTCCACTGAAAATTCATGTTTGGAAAATTAATGATCTGTTAATTAGCTCTTTTGAGCAGACCACTTGTTGAAGGATCCCTCATTTACTTAAATCATAGAATGTCTCCTGGGAGGGTCTATTCCATGATCTTACCCGGCACAGAGGTGAGATTAAAAGGTTGGTAGTTCCCTAGGGATTCCTTTCTGTCATCTTTAAAGGTGGGTgcaatgtttcctttttcccagTCACTGTGACTTCACCTGAGAGCCAGGACTTTTCAAATGGAGAGTGCCTTGGCAACTCCATCAACCAATTCCCTCAGGACTCTGGGATGCATCTCATGGGGCCCCGTGTGTTTGGGTCATCAGGTGGCCTTATGTCTGAGTTTCTCAAGCAGTGACATGATCTTCTCTTACACTGGGAGGAATTTTGCTCCCCCAGCCAGATCTtgccatccatccatccactcAAGAGGTGTGGGAAGAGAGGTTGCCAGTGGAGGCTGAGGCAAGGAAAGTTCTTGAGTCCCCCAGCCTTTACTTTGTCCATTGATTTCCATTTCCTAGTCTTGCTTACTGGGGGGAAAGACTTCCTTTGACCTTCCTGTTGTGGCTGACAGACCCGTAGTGACCcttcttgttgttgttttcaCCCCTGGCCAAGTTTATCTCCACCTGCACCTTGGACTTCCTGACTTCCTCCCTACATAACCAGGCAGCGTTCCTCCAACTCAGTGTTCCTCCAATAGAGAGAGGGGGGTGTTTTCCAGGGTAGCGCTGGCCCTGATTTTTGTCTGCCAAATTAGATTAACCTTAAACTTTTCTACCACCTTTGCCACGTCCATGTTTAAACATTTACCAAACACAAATAAATCTCAAGATCATCCATAAAAACCAGCGACCAGATTGCTTAAAATCACTAAGCTGGAGAACTCTTTCTGTGGAGGCCCTCAGCTGATCCCTGCAGGAATGGCCGTGGGGCTCAGTGCTTCTCcaccagctgtgcttctgctcctgtccctgctgggtctggctgctgctggaaagcTCCTGGTGGTACCAGTGGATGGGAGCCACTGGCTGAGCATGCGGGAGGTGCTGGACATCTTGAGGCAGAGGGGACACGAGGTGGTTGTGGTGGCACCTGAAGTGACTTTACACATCAAACCATCAAAGAACTTTGTGATGAAAACATACTCGGTCCCCTACACGCAGGAAGAAATGAAGAAACAATTCCaggcattttttcatttttcatttgaacAAGGATCTTTTCTGGAAAGATTTGTTAAAGCGTACCAAGGTGTCAAAAGAATCACTAACTTTGGAATCACCAGCTGTGAACATCTCCTGCAAAACAAAGAGCTCATGAGGTACCTTGAGGAGAGCAAGTTTGATGCCATCCTTACAGACCCTGTCCTACTGTGTGGGGGAATCCTGGCGAAGCACCTTTCACTTCCTGCCGTGTATTTCTTACGAGGAATCCCGTGTGGATTAGATTTTGATGCCACTCAGTGTCCCAAGCCTCCTTCCTATGTCCCCAGGGGATTTACACAATTTACTGACCACATGACCTTTCTCCAGCGAGTGAAGAATCTACTTCATGACATCCCAGGtatttttctctgtgatttTGCCTTTGAACCGTACTCAAAACTGGCTTCAGAGTTCCTGCAGCAGGACGTGACTGTGCTGGATCTCTTACGCCAGGCTTCAGTTTGGCTCCTGAGGACAGATTTTGTTTTAGAGTATCCAAGGCCTTTGATGCCCAACATCATTCCAATTGGAGGAGTAAATTGTGCTCACAAGGAGCTGCCTCAGGTGGGTCACACTCTGTTTTAATTCATGCCATGATTGGTTTCTGTGTTCAGGAGGCTGGAATTTTTTTATGCAGTAGGCACTGAGTTTCTGTTTTGGGTGAGTGAGCTGAAAGGAATTGTTTATCTCTCCCTCTTCCTGACTTTCATATCCTGTGTAGGCAGTGGTTCCTTCTGGTTTTTAAAGAGTGCTCTGTTGAAGGGAATCACCAGGGTTTTCTGGTGAAGGTCTGTGATGGGACATTGATTCCACAGCAGAGTGCCCAACTCTGATGCCTGGAGCAGGTCTGATTTGACACATCCAGCAAGGCTTGACTGACACtgatggtttgggtttgggtgcAGCCTTGGTGATGATACCAAACTGGGTTCCCTTACATGCTGGAAAGAGCCCTGTGCAGTGGTCCTCCTGGAGAgcctcctctgctgctccagggaagaACCTGGTGAGTTAGGTGAGTGCTTTTGGTGCCCTGGCTTTCTCTTCAGTCCTGTTCCTTAGGATTTGTGTGATGTGGGCTGGGATAATGAAGTCCAATATGTGGCTATTCCACCCATCCCCAAGTGGGGGGGTGTCTGTGACATGTGACAGACATCCCTGTACACACTGGGATTGGCCACGTGAGCATTCACACAACTCCACCACTGGTGGACACCATTGGTGCTTTGTCAGTGACACAAACAGTGCCAGAATTAGGCTCTGAAGTGTTCTGTGGGAAGTCCCCCTCAAAAGTGCTGATAAATCTCTGCACAAACTTCCTAGCTCACAAAGCCAAACTTTGCATTCCTTGAGGCAGGTCTGGGGCACTGGAAGTGCTGCTTGATGTGGGTCACATTTCCTGCAGAAACCTGGCATCATTCTTCCATCTTCTCTGTCTTCTCTGACCCTAATTAGGCCCTGAATTTTTCTGTGGAAAGTCTCCCTCAAAGAGTGTTGTCAGAATTTGACACTGGCTAGAAGCTAGGCACCCACAAAAAACCATTTACTCATTCTCTTCTTCTATATTGGAgcagagaagggggaaaggaaagacAAAAGGGGCTCATGAGTTGAGGTAAGGACTGGGAAGAAACACTTTAAGGGCAGAACGGGCTCAAAATTTAAAAggtataaagaaaaatttattaacagaattaaaagaGGATAATGAGAACTAAAATAAATCTTTAGAATACCTTCCCCTGCACCcctctcctttctttccttcccaccaacagtgcagggagacaaaacatgGGGGTTTTAGTCAGTTTGTCAGCTGTTACTTCTAAAAATCTTTCTTCAGTTTGCTTAGGGAGAGGAGTATCTTCTGCTATGCCATAGGGTCTTTTTCTTGGAacagttctctgtgaacttTTCCAACATGGTTCTATTTTCACAAGTAGCAGTCACGCTGTCCTAGGTTGACTATATGACGCTTTTATCCCCAAcagttttgttctgtttatactgaataataagttttacacctttaagactctctttcagagaataaaaaaaaaagcgcgcagtttgttttcagactgcagttactcctccacattcctgctcctaaACTATGTTGTCTGTAAatagacaatcaaaacaaagctctttttttttgcttttagttagttttagctaactaaaacaaaaaagtttCCTAGactgtagtttttctttttcttaaaccTATTCAAACCTGCTCTAGACTAAACACTCAGAaaaacaccagcagctccacctaTAACCCACCTGGCTAGGCCTGAGCCGTGGCATttccaacacaaaaaaaaatgatCAAAAACTGAGTAAGCCAAGCTGCAGCccggaaaaaaaaaactattctaaatttgccatctctttttaaaacaacaaaaaaattttattgtttaatattatttaaattctGTTATTTAATAAAcaagtttctttccactttttctccaaaaaaatattttctccctaaccagtttaaaaaaaaaagagccaatTAAATCTGCTTTTATAAAAAAGCCCTTTAAAAGttatctcccaaatttgccctgaacCAAAACACACCCCCAACCTACTACAACATGagtccctcccaca is part of the Passer domesticus isolate bPasDom1 chromosome 10, bPasDom1.hap1, whole genome shotgun sequence genome and harbors:
- the LOC135308471 gene encoding UDP-glucuronosyltransferase 1A1-like isoform X8 produces the protein MAVGLSASPPAVLLLLSLLGLAAAGKLLVVPVDGSHWLSMREVLDILRQRGHEVVVVAPEVTLHIKPSKNFVMKTYSVPYTQEEMKKQFQAFFHFSFEQGSFLERFVKAYQGVKRITNFGITSCEHLLQNKELMRYLEESKFDAILTDPVLLCGGILAKHLSLPAVYFLRGIPCGLDFDATQCPKPPSYVPRGFTQFTDHMTFLQRVKNLLHDIPGIFLCDFAFEPYSKLASEFLQQDVTVLDLLRQASVWLLRTDFVLEYPRPLMPNIIPIGGVNCAHKELPQEFEAMVNASGEHGIVVFSLGSMVSEIPMKKAMEIAEGLGTVPQTVFWRYTGKAPPNLPKNVKLVKWLPQNDLLAHPKTRAFITHGGSHGVYEGICNAVPMVLMPLFGDQMDNAKRVESRGAGLTLNILEMTSNDISNALKAVINDKRYKENIQRLSDLHLDRPIHPLDLAVHWVEFVMRHKGAPHLRPAAHDLNWVQYHSLDVIAFLAAVTLLVLFISFKCCLCCCRRCFCKKGRTGKATKAKSH